The following proteins come from a genomic window of Bartonella apihabitans:
- the tsaB gene encoding tRNA (adenosine(37)-N6)-threonylcarbamoyltransferase complex dimerization subunit type 1 TsaB: MITLAIDTASLNCAVALMQDGRIVARVSEKIGKGHAEKLIGQINEACGIAKIELSSIDRIAVNIGPGSFTGVRIGVATARGLALALEKPAIGVSSLEAIGFEAHGHFPKSHIIALIDAGRDMVYRQDFDENLQPLAPATVQDREEVGATLDDKAILAGPFSKAIAHLAGFKDSSVCFLDAPDVASFAKLSQNKASDGSLKPLYLREADAKPQTSFSVPRKKE, translated from the coding sequence ATGATTACGCTTGCCATAGATACAGCTTCTTTAAATTGCGCCGTTGCATTGATGCAAGACGGCAGGATTGTTGCGCGCGTAAGCGAAAAAATTGGTAAAGGGCACGCCGAAAAGTTGATCGGGCAAATCAATGAGGCGTGCGGAATAGCAAAAATAGAGCTGTCATCTATCGACCGTATTGCCGTCAATATCGGTCCGGGGTCTTTTACAGGGGTGCGCATTGGTGTGGCAACGGCAAGAGGCCTCGCTCTGGCACTTGAAAAGCCTGCAATTGGTGTAAGTTCACTTGAAGCAATCGGCTTTGAAGCGCATGGACATTTTCCAAAAAGCCATATTATTGCTTTGATAGATGCCGGTCGCGACATGGTCTATCGGCAAGATTTCGATGAAAATTTGCAACCCCTTGCTCCGGCTACAGTGCAAGATCGTGAAGAAGTCGGTGCGACACTTGATGACAAGGCAATTCTTGCAGGTCCTTTTTCGAAAGCTATCGCGCATTTGGCAGGCTTTAAGGACAGTTCTGTTTGTTTTCTCGATGCGCCGGATGTGGCAAGTTTTGCAAAATTGTCGCAAAACAAAGCGTCCGACGGTTCACTGAAACCGCTTTATTTGCGCGAGGCAGATGCAAAGCCGCAAACGAGTTTTTCCGTGCCAAGGAAAAAGGAATGA
- the metK gene encoding methionine adenosyltransferase: protein MSHQNYLFTSESVSEGHPDKVCDRISDEIVDMIYKEAAKSGVDPWSVRVACETLATTNRVVIAGEVRVPDTLLKKDKNGKLVHDKKGNPVINPSRFRSAARRAIRAIGYEQEGFHWKTVKIDVLLHSQSADIAQGVDNASDRQGEEGAGDQGIMFGYACRETPDLMPAPIYYAHKILETLSIARHLDEGEASKLGPDAKSQVTVRYENDKPVEVVSIVLSTQHTDPAWDSKKVRSVVEPYIRQALSDIKIADNCNWYINPTGKFVIGGPDGDAGLTGRKIIVDTYGGAAPHGGGAFSGKDTTKVDRSAAYAARYLAKNVVAAGLADRCTIQLSYAIGVAQPLSIYVNLHGTGKVDESAVEAAIRNVMDLSPSGIRKHLELNKAIYAKTSAYGHFGRKPGRDGSFSWERTNLVKALKDAIKA from the coding sequence GTGTCTCATCAGAATTATCTTTTTACCAGCGAATCGGTATCGGAAGGTCATCCCGACAAAGTTTGTGACCGCATTTCAGATGAAATTGTTGATATGATCTACAAAGAAGCAGCCAAATCGGGTGTTGACCCGTGGTCCGTCCGGGTTGCTTGTGAAACTTTGGCTACGACCAATCGCGTTGTTATCGCCGGTGAGGTTCGTGTGCCCGATACACTTTTGAAAAAAGATAAAAATGGCAAACTTGTTCATGACAAAAAAGGAAATCCGGTTATCAATCCGTCGCGTTTCCGTTCGGCCGCACGTCGCGCCATCCGTGCTATCGGTTATGAACAGGAAGGTTTCCACTGGAAGACAGTGAAGATCGATGTTTTGTTACATTCCCAATCCGCCGATATTGCTCAAGGCGTGGATAATGCTTCCGACCGTCAGGGCGAAGAAGGTGCGGGAGATCAGGGGATCATGTTCGGTTATGCCTGCCGCGAAACACCAGATCTGATGCCGGCACCAATCTATTATGCCCATAAAATTCTCGAGACGCTTTCGATTGCGCGCCATCTTGATGAAGGCGAAGCAAGCAAGCTTGGACCGGATGCTAAAAGTCAGGTTACAGTCCGTTATGAAAACGATAAACCTGTGGAAGTCGTCTCCATTGTTCTTTCAACCCAGCACACTGATCCCGCATGGGATTCAAAGAAGGTGCGCTCGGTTGTCGAGCCTTACATCCGCCAGGCATTGAGCGATATAAAAATCGCCGATAATTGTAACTGGTACATCAACCCGACAGGAAAATTCGTTATTGGCGGGCCTGACGGAGATGCGGGCCTTACAGGCCGTAAAATTATTGTCGATACTTATGGTGGTGCTGCTCCTCATGGCGGTGGTGCATTCTCCGGTAAAGATACCACAAAAGTAGATCGTTCCGCCGCTTATGCAGCCCGCTATCTTGCCAAAAATGTTGTTGCCGCAGGGCTTGCCGATCGCTGCACAATCCAGCTTTCATATGCAATCGGTGTGGCTCAACCTCTTTCGATCTATGTCAATTTGCATGGCACAGGTAAAGTTGATGAAAGTGCTGTCGAGGCAGCTATTCGCAATGTTATGGATTTGTCGCCGTCGGGAATTCGCAAACATCTCGAGCTTAACAAGGCAATTTACGCAAAAACATCGGCTTACGGGCATTTTGGCCGCAAACCCGGACGCGATGGTTCGTTCTCGTGGGAGCGGACAAATCTCGTCAAAGCGCTGAAAGACGCGATCAAGGCGTAA
- the nusA gene encoding transcription termination factor NusA, translating into MAISANRLELLQIADAVAREKSIDREIVISAMADAIQKAARSRYGQETNIRADINSKTGEIKLQRLLEVVDTVDDYATQISLEDAKKRKPDAEIGDFLSDPLPPMEFGRIAAQSAKQVIVQKVREAERDHQYEEYKDKVGEIVSGTVKRVEYGNVIVDLGRGEAIVRRDELIPRESFRYGDRIRAYVYDVRREQRGPQIFLSRTHPQFMAKLFTMEVPEIYDGIIEIKSVARDPGSRAKIAVVSRDGSIDPVGACVGMRGSRVQAVVNELQGEKIDIIPWSPDAATFIVNALQPAEVAKVVLDEDAERIEVVVPDDQLSLAIGRRGQNVRLASQLTGWDIDILTEQEESENRQKEFAKRSKLFMEALDVDEMVAQVLASEGFASIEEIAYVDPDEISSIEGFDEETASEIQQRAKDYIDKQEAELDKKRKKLGVSDELRELPGMTTAMMVAVGEDGVKTIEDFAGYAVDDLAGWRERKDGETQNFAGVLTPFDISRADAEAMVVAARLKAGWMTEEDIHHDQEQAEEEQAETPLDAEKTAETETPAE; encoded by the coding sequence ATGGCTATAAGCGCTAATAGGCTTGAACTTCTGCAAATTGCAGATGCCGTAGCCCGCGAAAAGTCGATTGACCGTGAAATCGTTATTTCTGCCATGGCTGATGCCATCCAGAAAGCTGCCCGGTCACGCTATGGTCAGGAAACCAATATCCGTGCAGATATCAATTCCAAAACTGGCGAAATCAAGTTGCAGCGTTTGCTGGAAGTGGTCGACACGGTTGACGATTACGCAACACAGATTTCTCTGGAAGATGCAAAAAAACGCAAACCCGATGCAGAAATTGGTGACTTTCTGTCGGATCCGCTACCGCCAATGGAATTCGGGCGCATTGCTGCCCAGTCGGCCAAGCAGGTCATCGTCCAGAAAGTGCGCGAGGCAGAACGCGATCACCAATATGAAGAATATAAGGACAAGGTTGGCGAGATCGTTTCCGGCACCGTTAAACGCGTAGAATATGGCAATGTCATTGTCGATCTGGGGCGTGGTGAGGCAATTGTCCGCCGTGACGAACTCATCCCGCGCGAGTCGTTCCGTTATGGCGATCGTATTCGCGCCTATGTCTATGATGTCCGGCGTGAACAACGCGGGCCGCAAATTTTCCTTTCGCGTACCCATCCGCAATTTATGGCCAAACTTTTCACCATGGAAGTTCCGGAAATTTATGACGGCATTATCGAGATCAAGTCGGTTGCCCGTGATCCCGGTTCTCGTGCGAAGATTGCTGTCGTCTCTCGCGATGGCTCGATTGATCCGGTTGGCGCCTGCGTTGGTATGCGTGGTAGCCGCGTTCAGGCTGTTGTCAACGAGCTTCAGGGCGAGAAGATTGATATTATTCCCTGGTCTCCCGATGCAGCAACATTTATCGTCAATGCATTGCAGCCGGCAGAAGTTGCCAAAGTGGTTCTTGACGAAGATGCAGAACGTATCGAAGTTGTTGTGCCTGATGACCAGCTCAGCCTTGCAATCGGGCGGCGTGGTCAAAATGTCCGGCTTGCTTCGCAGTTGACGGGCTGGGATATCGATATTCTCACTGAACAGGAAGAATCCGAAAATCGTCAGAAAGAGTTTGCAAAACGCAGCAAATTGTTCATGGAAGCTCTGGATGTTGACGAGATGGTCGCACAGGTTCTTGCTTCCGAAGGCTTTGCCTCTATCGAAGAAATTGCCTATGTCGATCCGGACGAAATCAGCTCGATCGAAGGCTTTGACGAAGAAACCGCTTCCGAAATTCAGCAGCGTGCCAAAGATTATATCGACAAGCAGGAAGCCGAACTCGACAAGAAACGTAAAAAACTCGGTGTTTCCGATGAATTGCGTGAATTGCCGGGCATGACAACCGCGATGATGGTTGCCGTCGGTGAGGATGGCGTCAAGACAATCGAAGACTTTGCCGGTTATGCGGTTGATGATCTTGCCGGTTGGCGCGAACGTAAGGATGGTGAAACACAGAATTTTGCCGGTGTTTTGACACCATTTGATATCAGCCGCGCCGATGCCGAGGCTATGGTTGTTGCTGCCCGCCTGAAAGCTGGCTGGATGACAGAAGAAGATATTCATCACGATCAGGAACAGGCAGAAGAAGAACAGGCAGAAACACCGCTAGACGCCGAAAAAACTGCAGAAACAGAAACGCCGGCTGAATAG
- the ybeY gene encoding rRNA maturation RNase YbeY — protein sequence MTVHYDMAINADGWQNEETLRRLVDSVLQATLRELGFNNIDSELSLVFTNDADIREINAKWRHIDKPTNVLSFPAFALQPGQEPGEVLGDIVIARETVEREAAEEDKSFDDHLSHLVVHGLLHLMGYDHQNDDEAEQMETLERKILASLGISDPYL from the coding sequence ATGACAGTGCATTATGACATGGCAATCAATGCTGACGGCTGGCAAAACGAGGAGACTTTAAGACGGCTCGTTGACAGCGTGTTGCAAGCAACATTGCGGGAGCTCGGCTTTAACAATATTGATAGCGAACTGAGCCTTGTTTTTACCAATGATGCCGATATCCGCGAAATAAACGCGAAATGGCGCCACATTGACAAGCCCACCAATGTTTTGTCATTTCCGGCTTTTGCTCTTCAACCCGGGCAAGAGCCCGGAGAGGTTTTGGGTGATATTGTCATTGCACGTGAAACGGTTGAACGTGAGGCTGCGGAGGAAGATAAGAGCTTTGATGATCATCTGAGCCATCTTGTTGTTCACGGTCTCCTTCATTTGATGGGGTATGATCACCAGAATGACGACGAAGCAGAGCAGATGGAAACCTTGGAGAGAAAAATTTTAGCCTCTCTTGGTATTTCGGATCCTTATCTATGA
- a CDS encoding tRNA (guanosine(46)-N(7))-methyltransferase TrmB produces the protein MSEHKERASEAFFGRRRGKTLRAGQTRREETLLPLLKVDLNKPAPERLADLFARSGDTKNGCENIRIEIGFGGGEHLVHEMDRFPQTGFIGVEPFINGMAKMLAALEGHEQRLQHIRLYDDDATRLLDWLPESSIAGIDLFYPDPWPKKKHWKRRFVNLKNLNRFARVLKPGAKFRFASDIDTYVNWTLFYCMHHPDFYWAANGSKDWKTPFEAWPGTRYEEKALREGRTPAYLTFVRK, from the coding sequence ATGAGCGAGCATAAAGAAAGGGCAAGTGAAGCTTTTTTCGGGCGTCGCCGTGGCAAGACATTGCGTGCGGGTCAGACCAGACGCGAAGAAACTTTACTTCCCCTTCTTAAAGTGGATTTGAACAAGCCTGCACCTGAAAGACTTGCCGACTTATTCGCTAGGTCCGGTGATACAAAAAACGGTTGCGAAAATATACGCATTGAAATCGGTTTTGGTGGCGGAGAACATCTTGTTCATGAAATGGACAGATTTCCACAAACAGGCTTTATCGGTGTGGAGCCATTCATCAATGGAATGGCCAAAATGCTTGCAGCCTTGGAAGGGCATGAGCAGAGGCTGCAACACATCCGGCTTTATGACGATGATGCGACCAGATTGCTCGACTGGCTACCGGAATCATCAATTGCCGGAATAGATCTTTTTTATCCGGATCCGTGGCCCAAAAAGAAACATTGGAAGCGCCGCTTTGTGAATTTGAAAAATTTGAACCGCTTTGCACGTGTTTTAAAACCGGGGGCGAAATTCCGGTTTGCTTCCGATATTGATACTTATGTGAATTGGACATTGTTTTATTGCATGCACCATCCGGATTTTTATTGGGCAGCCAATGGTTCGAAGGACTGGAAAACACCTTTTGAAGCCTGGCCGGGAACGCGCTATGAAGAAAAAGCATTGCGGGAAGGGCGCACCCCCGCTTATCTCACATTTGTCAGAAAATAG
- the dps gene encoding DNA starvation/stationary phase protection protein Dps, giving the protein MIKTHKTRNDMPSNTKTTAIALLNKNLATLIDLALVTKQAHWNLKGSNFIGVHEMLDGFRDAIDEHVDIIAERVAQLGGTALGTVQAVAGTSKLKAYPTDIYKVHDHLLALIERYGDAANDMRKAIDEADDAGDADTADIFTAASRELDKSLWFLESHVQEA; this is encoded by the coding sequence ATGATTAAAACACACAAAACTCGTAACGATATGCCTTCAAACACAAAAACAACTGCCATTGCGTTGTTGAACAAAAACCTCGCAACGCTTATCGATTTGGCACTCGTTACAAAACAGGCCCACTGGAATTTGAAGGGCTCAAACTTTATTGGTGTCCACGAAATGTTGGACGGCTTTAGAGATGCAATTGACGAACATGTCGATATTATTGCCGAACGCGTTGCACAACTGGGTGGAACTGCTTTGGGTACCGTTCAAGCAGTTGCCGGTACGTCCAAGCTGAAAGCTTACCCGACAGACATTTATAAAGTGCATGATCATCTCTTGGCCTTGATCGAACGTTATGGCGATGCCGCCAACGATATGCGTAAAGCAATTGATGAAGCAGATGACGCAGGGGATGCAGATACTGCCGATATCTTTACCGCAGCTTCGCGTGAACTTGATAAGAGCTTGTGGTTCCTTGAATCACATGTTCAGGAAGCTTAA
- the cyoD gene encoding cytochrome o ubiquinol oxidase subunit IV, with translation MSEHEEAHGVTTGKYMVGFILAVILTLASFIPVMQGMLDNWAVSTKVIYLIGMALIQIFVQIVFFLHLNQGPDAKWMVGSMWFGALCVFIVLGGTWWAISHLNYNMMGGSGRIVQPDIIDQVPGGSPVAPSTEAAPATPAAPAQ, from the coding sequence ATGAGCGAACATGAAGAAGCACACGGTGTAACAACCGGCAAATACATGGTGGGATTCATTCTGGCTGTTATATTGACCCTCGCTTCATTCATTCCTGTTATGCAAGGAATGCTTGATAACTGGGCAGTCAGCACCAAGGTTATTTACCTCATTGGCATGGCTCTCATTCAGATATTCGTCCAGATCGTTTTCTTCCTCCACCTCAACCAAGGTCCGGATGCGAAGTGGATGGTCGGTTCAATGTGGTTTGGTGCGCTCTGCGTATTCATCGTTCTCGGTGGTACATGGTGGGCAATTTCTCACCTGAACTACAACATGATGGGCGGTTCGGGCCGTATTGTTCAGCCTGATATTATCGATCAGGTTCCGGGTGGTAGTCCGGTAGCACCTTCAACAGAAGCTGCTCCTGCTACACCGGCAGCACCTGCTCAATAA
- a CDS encoding helix-turn-helix domain-containing protein, which yields MASLKKTPAPTDVYVGSRIRLRRNMLGLSQEKLGEQLGITFQQIQKYEKGTNRVGASRLQAISEILDVPVSYFFEEAPGSRSAEGFREDDNNFMDFCSSNEGIQLLRAFTNIKDPKVRRKIIDLAKALSEDETLNQL from the coding sequence ATGGCCTCACTCAAAAAAACACCCGCCCCGACAGACGTATATGTGGGTAGCCGTATAAGATTGCGGCGCAATATGCTTGGGCTCAGTCAGGAAAAGTTGGGCGAACAATTGGGGATCACCTTCCAGCAAATACAGAAATATGAAAAAGGTACCAACCGCGTTGGTGCGAGCCGTCTTCAGGCTATTTCCGAAATTCTGGACGTACCGGTATCCTATTTTTTTGAAGAGGCTCCCGGTTCCCGTTCGGCAGAAGGGTTTCGCGAAGACGATAATAATTTTATGGACTTTTGTTCAAGTAACGAAGGTATTCAGCTTCTTCGTGCGTTTACCAATATAAAAGATCCGAAAGTTCGTCGTAAGATTATCGATTTGGCAAAGGCTCTATCCGAAGACGAAACTCTTAATCAGCTTTAA
- the lnt gene encoding apolipoprotein N-acyltransferase encodes MRILATATSYMKTLRGLRRQVLSFVCGGVTAFALAPFYLFPLAFFTFPVLVLLLDNIACETCLKQRFKLAFFTSFSFAFGYFVFGLWWLSSAMLVDPVSFGWAIPLAIFGLPFYLALYWGFAGGIAIVFWREGLSRIFALALALGVAELLRSIMFTGFPWNAIGYTIMPTPLFMQSDAVVGLYAMNALVVLLYSLPATLFDKSGQWLALGIGLVLFCTHTGFGIVRLHNAPPIESYENADRWVRLVQPSIKQDEKLDNEVRYRMFDAHMQLSERPLADGAHEPAYIVWPETAVPYILNYVPEAKMRIASLLRPDQWAIVGAVRSSGLPNDENNKYFNTISVIDSNGVVLASSDKVHLVPFGEYLPFQQVFDRIGLHALAVMAGGYSNSPVRRTVTLPDGFVYLPMICYEVIFPNGMGYEGDKPQAILNVTNDAWFGVTPGPYQHFDQARLRAVELGIPLIRAANNGLSAVVDPYGRIVSSLEQNAVGVIDAPIPAAVVPIWNKGPNFVHAFVAFLVILTFSIMFGHVKNGRSIDKLEPMG; translated from the coding sequence ATGCGTATTTTGGCAACAGCCACCTCTTATATGAAGACATTACGAGGACTGAGACGACAGGTCCTGAGCTTTGTGTGTGGCGGAGTTACCGCTTTTGCGTTAGCGCCCTTTTATCTGTTTCCTCTGGCTTTTTTTACTTTTCCGGTACTTGTCTTATTGCTTGATAATATCGCTTGCGAGACTTGTCTGAAGCAGCGTTTCAAGCTTGCCTTTTTCACGTCTTTCAGCTTTGCCTTCGGTTATTTTGTTTTCGGTCTTTGGTGGCTTTCGAGCGCCATGCTTGTTGACCCGGTCAGTTTCGGTTGGGCTATCCCGTTAGCAATATTCGGTTTACCATTCTATCTTGCACTTTATTGGGGATTTGCCGGTGGTATTGCCATTGTCTTTTGGCGTGAAGGACTGTCGCGTATATTCGCTTTGGCGCTTGCTCTGGGGGTGGCGGAGCTCTTGCGTTCCATTATGTTTACCGGTTTTCCATGGAACGCAATCGGTTACACAATAATGCCTACACCACTTTTTATGCAGTCCGATGCAGTGGTGGGTTTATATGCGATGAACGCACTTGTCGTGCTTCTTTATTCGCTGCCAGCCACTCTGTTTGACAAAAGCGGGCAATGGCTTGCACTTGGCATTGGCCTTGTTCTTTTTTGCACCCACACAGGATTTGGTATTGTCCGCCTCCATAACGCGCCTCCCATAGAAAGTTATGAGAACGCCGATCGATGGGTAAGATTGGTGCAACCGTCCATCAAACAGGATGAAAAACTTGATAACGAAGTGCGCTATAGAATGTTTGATGCACATATGCAACTGAGCGAACGACCGCTTGCAGATGGTGCGCATGAACCCGCCTATATTGTATGGCCGGAAACTGCAGTGCCCTATATTCTGAACTATGTTCCGGAAGCGAAAATGCGTATTGCATCACTGCTTCGGCCCGATCAATGGGCAATTGTCGGAGCGGTACGCAGCAGTGGCCTGCCGAATGATGAAAATAATAAATATTTTAATACGATATCCGTCATTGATAGTAACGGTGTTGTTCTTGCGTCCTCGGACAAGGTGCATCTCGTTCCATTCGGTGAATATTTGCCTTTCCAACAAGTGTTCGACCGGATAGGTCTTCACGCCTTGGCTGTAATGGCCGGCGGCTATAGCAATAGTCCGGTAAGGAGAACTGTGACACTGCCTGATGGATTTGTTTATCTGCCGATGATCTGTTACGAGGTCATATTCCCGAACGGTATGGGATATGAAGGCGATAAACCGCAAGCAATTTTGAATGTTACCAATGATGCGTGGTTTGGCGTTACTCCCGGTCCTTATCAACATTTCGATCAGGCACGTTTACGCGCTGTTGAATTGGGAATTCCTCTCATTCGTGCAGCTAATAACGGCTTATCGGCAGTCGTTGATCCTTATGGGCGAATCGTCAGCTCATTGGAGCAGAATGCAGTCGGTGTGATTGATGCGCCAATTCCTGCGGCGGTTGTTCCGATATGGAACAAAGGTCCAAATTTTGTTCACGCTTTTGTAGCCTTTCTTGTTATACTGACATTTAGTATAATGTTCGGTCATGTAAAAAACGGTCGTTCGATTGACAAGTTAGAACCAATGGGATGA
- a CDS encoding PhoH family protein produces the protein MFFQETRLKNSTETKKTVKTGKNGPMKESDKSGVDDASVKKGASDTDHIVLVFEDNQQANIVFGQFDENLARIEQKLGLDIRAQGNEVSIRGDKQDIEIARRSLDQLYELAKTGLQPGLSDVDGAIAIASSMNEQADREKSENSSPKVTPAHISTRKKTIYARTPMQDAYMRALQRAELVFGVGPAGTGKTYLAVAHAAMLLERGLVERIILSRPAVEAGERLGFLPGDMKEKVDPYLRPLYDALYDMMPAEKIERAMAADIIEIAPLAFMRGRTLAHSAVILDEAQNTTSMQMKMFLTRLGEGSRMIVTGDPSQIDLPFGQKSGLTEAMRILGTIDDIVTVHFTEADVVRHPLVTAIVTAYDQDARLNAKNRAQDNNKAKNLEK, from the coding sequence ATGTTTTTTCAGGAGACAAGGTTGAAGAATTCAACCGAAACAAAAAAGACGGTCAAGACAGGTAAAAACGGGCCAATGAAAGAGTCCGATAAAAGTGGTGTCGACGATGCTTCTGTTAAAAAAGGAGCATCCGATACAGATCATATTGTTCTGGTTTTCGAGGATAACCAGCAGGCAAATATCGTTTTTGGCCAATTTGACGAGAACCTCGCCCGCATCGAACAAAAACTGGGTCTGGATATCCGTGCACAGGGAAATGAAGTATCAATCCGGGGAGACAAACAGGATATCGAAATTGCCCGCCGGTCTCTCGACCAGCTTTATGAACTTGCAAAAACCGGCTTGCAACCGGGTTTGTCGGATGTGGATGGTGCAATAGCAATTGCTTCTTCGATGAACGAGCAAGCCGATCGGGAAAAGTCTGAAAATAGTTCCCCGAAAGTGACACCAGCCCATATATCAACGCGCAAAAAAACAATTTATGCACGGACACCAATGCAGGATGCCTATATGCGGGCGTTACAACGTGCCGAACTTGTTTTCGGCGTTGGTCCGGCGGGTACCGGAAAAACCTATCTTGCAGTGGCACACGCGGCAATGTTGCTCGAACGTGGACTTGTGGAGCGTATCATCTTGTCGCGTCCTGCCGTTGAAGCTGGCGAAAGATTGGGCTTTTTGCCCGGTGATATGAAGGAAAAAGTCGATCCTTATCTGCGTCCTCTTTATGATGCACTTTATGACATGATGCCGGCCGAAAAAATCGAACGTGCCATGGCGGCCGATATTATCGAAATCGCTCCGCTTGCTTTTATGCGTGGTCGTACACTTGCCCACTCTGCCGTTATTCTCGACGAGGCACAAAATACAACATCGATGCAGATGAAAATGTTTTTGACCCGTCTTGGAGAAGGGTCACGTATGATCGTGACAGGAGACCCTAGCCAGATCGATTTGCCTTTCGGACAAAAATCGGGTCTTACCGAAGCGATGCGCATCCTTGGCACTATTGATGATATTGTGACAGTGCATTTTACCGAGGCAGATGTTGTACGCCATCCATTGGTAACAGCTATTGTTACTGCATATGATCAAGACGCCCGTTTGAACGCGAAAAATCGAGCTCAAGATAATAATAAAGCAAAGAACTTGGAAAAATGA
- the rimI gene encoding ribosomal protein S18-alanine N-acetyltransferase, with product MRSGLFSKPEYIVTSITSDDSDILHDIHKQSFYHAWDETVFASFLADPQISGFIVSPEGKPGKVLGFVLCRLVIDEAEIITIAVHPRFRQKGLGKKLLDAVFRYLYQQRAKVLFLEVDANNSSALALYKGFGFYEVGRRPGYYKTDKGHSDALIMRRTIQQKD from the coding sequence ATGAGGTCAGGACTTTTTTCAAAACCGGAATATATTGTCACTTCGATTACATCAGATGATAGTGATATTTTGCATGATATACACAAACAGTCATTTTATCATGCGTGGGATGAAACAGTTTTTGCGTCCTTTTTGGCTGATCCGCAAATTTCAGGTTTTATTGTGAGCCCCGAGGGCAAGCCCGGAAAGGTTTTGGGGTTCGTTCTCTGTCGGCTGGTTATCGACGAGGCAGAAATTATCACTATCGCAGTCCATCCCCGATTTCGCCAAAAAGGCTTGGGAAAAAAGCTTTTGGATGCAGTTTTTCGCTATCTCTATCAACAGCGGGCGAAAGTGCTTTTTCTGGAAGTCGATGCAAACAATAGCTCGGCACTTGCACTCTATAAAGGTTTCGGTTTCTATGAAGTCGGTCGTAGACCCGGTTATTATAAAACAGACAAAGGTCATAGTGATGCCTTGATCATGCGTAGAACCATTCAGCAAAAAGATTGA